A single region of the Malus sylvestris chromosome 8, drMalSylv7.2, whole genome shotgun sequence genome encodes:
- the LOC126631994 gene encoding protein TRIGALACTOSYLDIACYLGLYCEROL 5, chloroplastic, whose amino-acid sequence MVLTNFNGTGVGFGFGVGCGFGVGWGFGGTPLNFLGLGVGGGCGVGLGLGWGFGTAFGSQYHSSGVTYQGIDFGKKDQDGALQKSNQDIRASR is encoded by the exons ATGGTTCTTACCAACTTCAATGGAACTGGCGTTGGATTCG GATTTGGTGTTGGCTGCGGATTCGGCGTTGGATGGGGTTTCGGAG GCACACCTTTGAACTTCTTGGGCCTTGGTGTAG GCGGAGGCTGTGGGGTTGGACTAGGTCTCGGATGGGGCTTCGGCACTGCCTTTGGTAGCCAGTATCATTCATCTGGGGTCACATACCAGGGCATAGACTTCGGCAAGAAGGATCAAGATGGTGCTTTACAGAAAAGCAACCAGGACATTCGTGCCTCGCGATAG
- the LOC126631997 gene encoding subtilisin-like protease SBT1.7, producing the protein MSVFILPVALALLLLSNISAIAEDEKEQQMKKTYIIHMDKSNMPASFEDDHFRWYGSSLKLVSDSADMLYTYTNVIHGFSARLTLAEAVLLEKQPGTVSVLPELRYELQTTRTPEFLGISGKHAAVFPGSVKVSDVVIGVVDSGVWPESKSYDDKSLGPVPRSWKGKCEEGKNFNSSSCNRKLIGARFFSRGYEAGLGHPMNETKESRSPRDDDGHGTHTSTTAAGFPVPGASLFGYASGTAKGMATQA; encoded by the coding sequence ATGTCGGTTTTCATACTTCCCGTGGCACTTGCGCTTCTGCTGCTCTCTAACATCTCCGCAATTGCAGAAGACGAGAAAGAGCAGCAAATGAAGAAGACGTACATCATTCACATGGACAAGTCCAATATGCCAGCAAGTTTTGAAGATGACCATTTCCGATGGTATGGCTCGTCTTTGAAGCTGGTGTCGGATTCGGCAGACATGCTTTACACATACACAAACGTAATCCACGGCTTTTCCGCGAGGCTGACTCTTGCGGAAGCTGTGCTGCTTGAGAAACAACCAGGAACTGTTTCTGTCCTGCCTGAATTGAGATATGAACTTCAAACAACTCGGACGCCTGAGTTCCTTGGAATATCAGGAAAACATGCAGCTGTCTTCCCTGGATCGGTTAAAGTGAGTGATGTGGTTATTGGAGTCGTAGATTCAGGTGTGTGGCCTGAGAGCAAAAGCTACGATGACAAAAGTCTCGGCCCTGTGCCGAGAAGCTGGAAAGGAAAGTGCGAGGAGGGAAAGAACTTCAACTCCTCAAGCTGCAACCGAAAACTCATTGGTGCGAGGTTTTTCTCAAGGGGGTATGAAGCAGGACTTGGACATCCCATGAATGAAACCAAAGAATCAAGATCACCAAGAGATGATGATGGCCATGGAACTCACACCTCGACCACGGCTGCTGGGTTCCCTGTTCCAGGAGCTAGCCTCTTCGGCTATGCTTCAGGGACAGCAAAGGGAATGGCTACGCAAGCTTGA
- the LOC126631985 gene encoding uncharacterized protein LOC126631985, which yields MASSFDRWEKDPFFPAAEEVQESADRMESTYRTWIHARKDASCMWDPEELCRDLRTALGTTKWQLEEFARAVRSSYARSSCEDARERHRAFIVAIEEQVSKIEKSLKEAALSEGKASQPWVRLDEGECNELAFFLSGPSASEEKVLVKSNDKDVEKPRVIDGDTAPGCSKNSCGSTELGSRKTREEKSHEHRRTASDSADIGAWKIAVFDDGYVPSSSAMMVEHPVRKIPSMSGFLSSMETASKLKWSKNGFRKWKAVDRHEDADTALLPPSQLTRGINACLEKNKSCLDSCDECYDKPLYGWYGAIQRQLQRSQYYMQYSWPARVALWIGVLLFLIVFVLRAI from the exons ATGGCGTCAAGTTTTGATCGGTGGGAGAAAGATCCATTTTTTCCGGCGGCCGAAGAAGTTCAAGAATCCGCCGACAG GATGGAATCTACTTATCGGACATGGATCCACGCCAGGAAGGACGCTTCATGTATGTGGGATCCCGAGGAACTTTGCAGGGATCTTCGTACAGCTCTTGGAACTACCAAATGGCAg TTAGAGGAGTTTGCACGAGCAGTCAGGTCGAGTTATGCGAGAAGCTCATGTGAAGACGCAAGAGAGAGGCACCGTGCATTCATTGTTGCAATCGAGGAGCaggtttccaaaattgaaaaatcgTTAAAGGAAGCTGCCCTTTCTGAGGGCAAGGCTTCTCAGCCTTGGGTGCGTTTGGATGAAGGGGAGTGCAATGAACTTGCATTTTTTCTTTCTGGACCATCTGCTTCCGAAGAGAAAGTTCTTGTTAAAAGTAACGACAAGGATGTTGAAAAACCACGAGTCATAGATGGAGATACAGCGCCAGGTTGTTCAAAGAACTCATGTGGTTCGACCGAGTTGGGCTCCCGGAAGACTAGGGAGGAGAAGTCACATGAGCATAGGAGGACAGCTAGTGATAGTGCTGACATTGGTGCCTGGAAGATTGCAGTTTTCGACGATGGATACGTACCAAGTTCTTCTGCTATGATGGTTGAGCATCCTGTACGAAAGATTCCTAGTATGTCTGGGTTTCTTAGTTCCATGGAAACCGCGTCAAAGTTGAAGTGGTCAAAGAATGGTTTTAGGAAGTGGAAGGCCGTCGACCGTCATGAAGATGCTGATACTGCATTGTTGCCACCTAGTCAGTTGACTAGG GGCATCAATGCTTGCTTGGAAAAAAATAAGAGTTGTTTGGATAGTTGCGATGAATGCTACGATAAACCGTTGTATGGCTGGTACGGAGCTATCCAGAGACAACTTCAACGGTCTCAGTACTATATGCAATATAGTTGGCCTGCACGCGTAGCACTTTGGATCGGTGTACTCCTTTTCTTGATTG TCTTTGTGTTGCGTGCGATCTGA
- the LOC126631986 gene encoding protein arginine N-methyltransferase 2, translating to MEEGAQLCEAARNGDTEKLKALILAGADVTYFDGEGLNPLMHAAKLGHADAVTALLEAGAPWNALSPSNLSAGDFAMEAGHEDAYDILLNAGIQAELVLGTIARREKKDGDSDGDYLEDRVSFSEDKLMDSNCKAVMMAWEHPLMEAHAKAVCSGGGHILNIGFGMGLVDTAIQKYSPASHTIVEAHPEVYQRMIQTGWAQKDNVNIIFGRWQDVLPQLKSYDGIFFDTYGEYYEDLREFHQHLPVLLKPGGIYSFFNGLCGGNAFFHVVYCHLVSLELQNLGYSTQFIPLPVKDCLGDEVWEGVKQKYWQLDTYYLPVCQSVDDTE from the exons ATGGAAGAAGGCGCGCAGCTATGTGAGGCGGCGAGGAACGGCGACACCGAGAAGCTGAAGGCTCTAATACTCGCCGGAGCTGACGTTACGTACTTCGACGGTGAAGGCCTCAATCCGCTGATGCACGCCGCCAAGCTGGGCCACGCCGACGCCGTCACAGCCCTTCTAGAAGCTGGCGCGCCCTGGAACGCCTTATCCCCCTCCAATCTCTCCGCCGGCGATTTCGCCATGGAAGCAGGCCACGAGGACGCCTACGACATCCTCCTCAATGCCG GGATTCAAGCTGAATTGGTACTCGGAACGATTGCTCGGAGGGAGAAGAAGGACGGGGATAGCGATGGTGATTATTTGGAAGACAGAGTGAGCTTTAGTGAGGATAAGCTTATGGACTCGAATTGTAAGGCAGTGATGATGGCGTGGGAGCATCCGTTAATGGAGGCACACGCGAAAGCGGTTTGTTCCGGAGGTGGCCATATATTGAACATTGGATTTGGAATGGGGCTTGTGGATACAGCCATTCAGAAATACTCCCCTGCTTCACACACCATCGTTGAGGCTCACCCGGAGGTTTATCAGCGTATGATTCAAACCGGTTGGGCTCAGAAGGATAATGTGAACATAATATTCGGTCGATGGCAGGATGTGCTACCTCAGCTTAAATCATATGATG GGATTTTCTTTGACACCTACGGAGAGTACTACGAAGACCTGAGAGAGTTCCACCAGCATCTTCCCGTGTTGTTGAAGCCCGGGGGAATCTACTCGTTCTTCAATGGCCTTTGCGGAGGTAATGCGTTCTTCCATGTTGTTTACTGTCATTTGGTCTCTCTAGAGCTTCAGAATTTGGGGTACTCTACACAGTTCATTCCATTGCCTGTCAAGGATTGTTTAGGAGACGAAGTTTGGGAAGGTGTCAAACAAAAGTATTGGCAGCTCGATACTTATTACCTCCCTGTTTGTCAGTCTGTAGATGATACGGAATGA
- the LOC126631298 gene encoding subtilisin-like protease SBT1.7, with amino-acid sequence MDKAVEDGVDILSLSIGRKGYKDYYTDSIAIGAFSVVAKGIFVSCAAGNQGPFKVSSSNNAPWITTVGAGTLDRDFPAYVSLGNRRKYRGISVYGGTSLPSGLLPLVYGSNGSNLCIPDSLVPAKVAGKIVVCDQGENPEVEKSAVVKKAGGVGMILADAEINGEELIADVHLLATIMVGHKAGKAIKRYIASQADPKAHFAFGKTQLGVEPSPVVAAFSSRGPNPVSPSVLKPDLIAPGVNILAGWTGAVGPTRLDDDTMRVSFNILSGTSMSCPHVSGLAAILKAANPKWSPAAIKSALMTTSYTTYKNGKAVEDIATGNAATPYDYGAGHVDPVAAIDPGLVYDLAVEDYLSFLCALHYTTTDIKKLTHREFPCDSSKNHSVGDLNYPSFAVALYANSDNSGAGTQKYTRTLTNVGPPARYNVSVSIDSTLTTSVKILVEPKSLSFSQAYEKKTYTVTFVTSAMPSGTDIFARLVWSDGKHLVSSPIAISWF; translated from the coding sequence ATGGACAAGGCTGTTGAAGATGGCGTCGACATTCTATCTTTGTCTATTGGGAGAAAAGGGTACAAAGATTATTACACAGACAGTATTGCCATTGGAGCTTTCTCTGTCGTGGCGAAGGGAATCTTCGTGTCATGTGCAGCCGGAAATCAGGGGCCATTTAAGGTCAGCTCGAGCAATAATGCTCCTTGGATAACCACTGTCGGTGCTGGAACATTAGACCGGGATTTCCCTGCATATGTTAGCCTTGGAAATCGAAGAAAATACAGAGGTATATCAGTCTACGGCGGAACATCCTTACCTAGTGGATTACTTCCACTTGTGTATGGAAGCAATGGAAGCAATCTATGCATTCCTGACAGTTTAGTTCCTGCAAAAGTTGCTGGGAAAATTGTGGTATGTGATCAAGGGGAAAACCCCGAGGTTGAAAAGAGTGCAGTGGTAAAAAAGGCTGGTGGTGTAGGGATGATTTTGGCGGACGCTGAAATTAACGGGGAAGAACTAATTGCCGACGTGCATCTACTGGCTACAATAATGGTTGGCCATAAAGCTGGTAAGGCAATAAAAAGATATATTGCCTCCCAGGCAGATCCGAAAGCGCACTTTGCTTTCGGGAAGACACAGTTAGGCGTGGAACCCTCACCGGTGGTGGCAGCATTCAGCTCTAGAGGACCAAATCCAGTCTCTCCGAGTGTACTCAAACCAGACCTGATAGCACCAGGAGTGAACATCCTAGCTGGGTGGACTGGTGCAGTTGGACCAACAAGACTAGATGACGACACCATGCGAGTGAGCTTCAACATCCTCTCAGGTACATCCATGTCGTGCCCACATGTGAGCGGGTTGGCCGCCATTCTCAAGGCTGCTAACCCAAAATGGAGCCCTGCAGCCATTAAGTCTGCTCTCATGACCACATCCTATACAACATACAAAAATGGAAAAGCAGTCGAAGATATTGCTACTGGAAATGCTGCAACACCATATGATTACGGTGCTGGGCATGTAGATCCAGTGGCAGCCATTGACCCTGGCCTTGTTTACGATCTTGCAGTCGAGGACTACCTAAGCTTCCTCTGTGCCTTGCATTATACAACAACAGACATCAAGAAATTGACTCACAGAGAATTCCCCTGCGATTCAAGCAAGAATCACAGCGTTGGAGATCTTAATTATCCATCTTTTGCTGTAGCCCTATACGCAAATTCGGACAACAGCGGAGCAGGTACCCAAAAATACACGAGGACTCTGACCAATGTTGGTCCACCAGCAAGATACAATGTCTCTGTGTCCATAGACTCTACACTCACAACGTCAGTGAAGATCTTGGTTGAACCAAAATCACTGAGTTTCAGTCAAGCATATGAGAAGAAGACTTATACTGTGACTTTTGTAACTAGTGCCATGCCATCTGGTACAGACATATTTGCTCGCCTGGTCTGGTCCGATGGGAAACACTTAGTGAGTAGTCCCATTGCTATCAGCTGGTTTTGA